In Piliocolobus tephrosceles isolate RC106 chromosome 6, ASM277652v3, whole genome shotgun sequence, the following are encoded in one genomic region:
- the POLR2M gene encoding protein GRINL1A: MSSLPRGFEPQAPEDLGQRSLVELREMLKRQERLLRNEKFICKLPDKGKKIFDSVAKLKAAVAEHEEVRRKSELFHPVSLDCKLRQKAIAEVDVGTDKAQNSDPILDTSSLVPGCSSVDNIKSSKTTSQNQGLRHPTHEGDGETPEVEYTVIKGPASSNRDRVPPSSEASEHHPQHRVSSQAEDTSSSFDNLFIDRLQRITIADQGEQQSEENASTKNLTDLSSGTQKKPHYMEVLEMRAKNPVPQLHKFKTNVLPFRQNDSSSHRQKSGSPISSEERRRRDKQHLDDITAARLLPLHHMPTQLLSIEESLALQKQQKQNYEEMQAKLAAQKLAERLNIKMRSYNPEGESSGRYQEVRDEDDDWSSDEF; encoded by the exons ATGTCCTCGCTGCCCCGCGGCTTCGAGCCCCAAGCTCCCGAGGACTTGGGGCAGCGGAGTTTGGTGGAGCTGCGGGAAATGTTGAAGCGCCAGGAGAGACTTTTGCGCAACGA AAAATTCATTTGCAAATTGCCCGACAAAGGTAAAAAGATCTTTGACTCTGTTGCCAAACTGAAAGCTGCTGTTGCAGAACATGAAGAAGTTAGAAGAAAAAGTGAACTGTTTCACCCTGTTAGTTTAGACTGTAAGCTAAGGCAAAAAGCAATTGCAGAAGTTGATGTGGGTACAGATAAGGCCCAGAATTCTGACCCGATACTTGATACTTCATCACTAGTTCCTGGGTGTTCCTCTGTAGATAATATCAAGTCGTCTAAAACAACCTCACAAAACCAGGGACTTCGACATCCTACTCATGAAGGTGATGGAGAGACTCCAGAGGTTGAGTACACAGTGATTAAGGGCCCAGCTTCCAGCAACAGAGACAGGGTACCGCCTTCATCTGAAGCTAGTGAGCATCACCCGCAGCATCGTGTTTCAAGTCAAGCAGAAGATACTTCCAGCAGCTTTGACAACCTGTTTATTGACAGGTTACAGAGGATCACCATTGCAGACCAAGGTGAACAACAGTCAGAAGAAAATGCAAGTACTAAGAACTTGACAGACCTTTCTAGTGGGACTCAGAAGAAGCCTCATTACATGGAAGTGCTAGAAATGCGAGCCAAAAATCCAGTGCCCCAGCTGCATAAATTTAAAACCAATGT GTTACCTTTTCGACAAAATGATTCGTCTAGTCATCGTCAGAAGAGCGGGTCTCCTATTTCCTCAGAAGAGCGGCGGCGCAGGGATAAGCAGCATCTTGATGACATCACAGCAGCTCGGCTTCTACCACTTCACCATATGCCCACGCAGCTGCTGTCCATAGAAGAATCTTTGGCACTTcagaaacaacagaaacagaATTATGAG GAGATGCAAGCAAAGCTCGCAgcgcaaaaattagctgaaagaCTGAATATTAAAATGCGGAGTTATAATCCAGAAGGGGAGTCTTCAGGGAGATACCAAGAAGTAAGGGATGAAGATGACGATTGGTCCTCTGATGAATTCTGA